Proteins encoded together in one candidate division WOR-3 bacterium window:
- the ftsH gene encoding ATP-dependent zinc metalloprotease FtsH: MPIKPAASKAIGSIVVWIFIFVAAWLVWTIFSQRQAGAARITYTEFIKQVEANNVVRVVLTEQDISGTLREPITPGGDKNKKSFTEFRTTVPKNDPELISRLLKSDVYIDARERSQWPTILISVLPWVLVIGIWVLFMRRMTSGQDRAFTFGRSRARLVTSDRPQVTFQDVAGVEEAKEELQEVIAFLKSPQKFQRLGGRIPKGVLLVGPTGTGKTLLAKAVAGEAGVPFLSISGSDFVEMFVGVGAARVRDLFEQGKRNAPCIIFIDEIDAVGRQRGAGLGGGHDEREQTLNQLLVEMDGFEAADGVIIMAATNRPDILDPALLRPGRFDRRIVVDLPDVVGREGILQVHIRKIAVAPDVDVKVLARGTPGFSGADLANMVNEAALLAARRGRSAVTMQDFEDAKDKVLMGVERRSLLISEQERRWIAYHESGHALVSRLIPGTDPIHKVTIIPRGRALGVTQQLPLDDKRIYSRQYCLNQLAIMLGGRAAEMIVFGDISTGSRDDIDRATMLARRMVTEWGMSEKLGPLTFGKGEEEIFLGRELGLHRTFSEETAQLIDSEIKRFVDGQAERAFRLVNENREKLEALAKTLLEKEVLTGADVDRILGIAVGDNQESLTPPL, encoded by the coding sequence ATGCCGATTAAACCCGCAGCGAGCAAGGCGATCGGTTCAATTGTCGTCTGGATTTTTATATTCGTTGCCGCCTGGTTGGTTTGGACGATTTTTTCCCAGCGTCAGGCAGGCGCGGCGAGGATAACATACACCGAGTTTATCAAGCAGGTTGAAGCAAATAATGTCGTCCGAGTGGTGTTGACCGAGCAGGACATTTCTGGGACGCTGCGGGAACCGATTACACCCGGTGGCGACAAAAATAAGAAGAGTTTTACCGAGTTCCGAACAACCGTTCCGAAAAATGACCCGGAACTCATATCCCGCCTTTTGAAGAGCGATGTTTATATTGATGCCCGAGAGCGGTCGCAGTGGCCCACAATTCTTATTTCGGTATTGCCCTGGGTTCTGGTGATTGGTATCTGGGTGCTTTTTATGCGGCGGATGACTTCGGGTCAGGACCGGGCTTTTACATTTGGCCGGTCAAGGGCGCGTCTGGTCACTTCGGACCGCCCCCAGGTGACATTTCAGGATGTTGCCGGTGTTGAGGAGGCGAAGGAGGAGTTACAGGAGGTGATTGCCTTTCTTAAATCACCCCAGAAGTTCCAACGGCTCGGGGGCAGAATCCCGAAAGGGGTGCTGTTGGTGGGACCGACCGGAACTGGTAAGACACTACTTGCCAAGGCGGTGGCGGGCGAAGCCGGGGTGCCGTTTCTATCCATTTCCGGCTCCGATTTTGTTGAGATGTTTGTTGGTGTTGGTGCGGCACGGGTTCGGGACCTATTTGAACAGGGCAAACGGAATGCGCCCTGTATTATCTTCATCGATGAGATTGACGCGGTCGGCAGGCAGCGCGGTGCGGGTTTGGGCGGTGGTCATGATGAGCGCGAACAGACTTTAAATCAGTTACTGGTTGAGATGGATGGTTTTGAGGCGGCGGATGGAGTAATCATTATGGCGGCAACAAACCGGCCCGACATTCTGGACCCGGCGCTTTTAAGGCCGGGAAGGTTTGACCGCCGGATTGTGGTTGACCTGCCCGATGTTGTCGGACGCGAAGGGATTTTGCAGGTGCACATTCGCAAGATTGCGGTTGCGCCCGATGTCGATGTCAAGGTTTTAGCAAGGGGAACGCCGGGCTTTTCCGGTGCCGATTTAGCGAATATGGTCAATGAGGCGGCGCTTCTGGCAGCGCGCCGGGGTCGCTCAGCAGTAACGATGCAGGATTTTGAAGATGCCAAAGATAAGGTTTTGATGGGGGTAGAGAGAAGAAGTTTGTTAATCAGCGAGCAGGAGCGAAGGTGGATTGCCTATCACGAGTCCGGTCATGCGCTCGTGTCAAGGTTGATTCCGGGTACGGACCCGATTCATAAGGTAACAATTATACCCCGGGGCCGGGCACTGGGCGTGACGCAACAACTGCCGCTTGACGACAAACGAATTTATTCGCGCCAGTACTGTCTTAATCAACTGGCGATTATGCTTGGGGGACGAGCGGCGGAAATGATTGTCTTTGGTGATATTTCGACCGGTTCCCGGGACGATATCGACCGGGCAACGATGCTTGCCCGCCGGATGGTTACCGAATGGGGTATGAGCGAGAAACTCGGTCCTTTGACCTTTGGGAAAGGTGAAGAGGAGATTTTTCTCGGTCGGGAACTTGGTTTGCACCGCACCTTTTCTGAAGAGACCGCGCAGTTGATTGATTCGGAGATCAAGCGGTTTGTTGATGGTCAGGCAGAAAGGGCGTTCCGGCTGGTGAATGAAAACCGAGAGAAACTGGAGGCGCTGGCAAAAACGCTGCTGGAAAAAGAGGTTTTAACCGGTGCCGATGTTGACCGCATCCTCGGTATTGCGGTCGGGGACAATCAGGAGTCATTGACGCCGCCGCTTTAA
- the dapA gene encoding 4-hydroxy-tetrahydrodipicolinate synthase has product MFSGCITALITPFKNGALDIEGLRANIKFQLSAGVSGLLVCGSTGEAPNLLEEEWQEVVRVAVAEAGGKTKVLAGAGTNSTAKSIKQVKKAEELGVDGVLIVAPYYNKPTQEGLYRHFRACAEATKLPVIIYNIPPRSVVNVLPVTVERLAKDCSNIMAVKEASGSIDQSSEIVVRCGERVVVLSGDDSLTLPILAVGGKGVISVVSNIVPGDVEQMVQDYLAGRVNEARQKHLKLFPLVKALFVETNPIPVKAAMNMLGMAAGEPRLPLCPLSKENEPLLRRALAEYGLLIER; this is encoded by the coding sequence ATGTTTTCAGGTTGTATAACCGCGCTGATTACCCCGTTTAAAAACGGGGCGCTGGATATTGAAGGGTTAAGGGCAAATATCAAATTCCAACTTTCTGCTGGAGTGAGTGGATTACTTGTATGTGGTTCTACCGGTGAGGCGCCAAATCTGCTCGAAGAGGAGTGGCAAGAGGTAGTAAGGGTCGCGGTTGCCGAAGCCGGGGGTAAAACAAAGGTACTTGCCGGTGCCGGGACAAACAGTACAGCGAAGTCGATAAAACAGGTGAAAAAGGCTGAGGAACTGGGTGTTGATGGGGTACTGATTGTTGCTCCTTACTACAATAAACCAACGCAGGAGGGACTCTACCGCCATTTCCGTGCCTGTGCCGAAGCGACAAAACTGCCGGTGATTATTTACAACATTCCACCCCGCAGCGTGGTGAATGTTCTACCGGTGACGGTAGAAAGACTGGCAAAGGACTGTTCTAATATTATGGCGGTAAAAGAGGCATCGGGTAGTATTGACCAGTCGAGCGAAATAGTTGTGCGGTGCGGGGAAAGGGTGGTTGTCCTTTCCGGTGATGACTCGCTGACGCTGCCGATTCTCGCAGTGGGTGGCAAAGGGGTGATTTCAGTTGTTTCAAACATCGTACCCGGTGATGTTGAACAGATGGTCCAGGACTATCTTGCGGGCAGGGTGAATGAGGCACGCCAGAAACACTTGAAACTGTTTCCTTTAGTAAAGGCGTTGTTTGTGGAAACCAATCCGATACCGGTCAAGGCAGCAATGAATATGCTAGGAATGGCAGCGGGCGAGCCGAGGTTGCCGCTCTGTCCATTGAGCAAGGAAAACGAGCCGTTATTACGCCGGGCACTTGCCGAGTATGGATTGTTGATAGAGAGATAG
- the dapB gene encoding 4-hydroxy-tetrahydrodipicolinate reductase — protein MIKVVVVGVCGRMGSEIVRLIQEQPDMKIVAGVEAPGHPLVGTPVGSGLVVSELSQVVGEGDVVVDFSVPDVVLESVPVCVRAGKPLVTGVTGFREGEIEILKDAGKKVPILYAANFSTGIAVLKRLVKETARLLGKNWDVHIVEAHHTKKKDTPSGTAKMLVSAIKEQIEDKSVAVSSIRAGDIVGVHRILFAGPGEHIELTHQAESRVAFVWGVITGVRWIIGKKPGFYSIDEVIGLS, from the coding sequence ATGATAAAGGTTGTAGTGGTTGGCGTTTGCGGACGGATGGGAAGCGAAATCGTGCGCCTAATTCAGGAACAGCCGGATATGAAGATTGTTGCCGGAGTGGAAGCACCGGGTCATCCATTAGTCGGAACACCGGTAGGAAGCGGATTGGTGGTCAGCGAACTGAGTCAGGTGGTTGGTGAAGGAGATGTGGTGGTGGATTTTTCGGTTCCTGATGTGGTGCTGGAGAGCGTGCCGGTTTGCGTTCGGGCTGGTAAACCACTCGTTACCGGTGTTACCGGATTTAGGGAGGGCGAGATTGAAATACTCAAAGATGCCGGAAAGAAAGTTCCGATTCTGTATGCGGCAAACTTTTCAACCGGTATTGCGGTATTAAAAAGACTGGTAAAAGAAACTGCTCGGTTACTGGGGAAAAACTGGGATGTGCACATTGTCGAAGCGCATCACACAAAGAAAAAAGACACACCATCAGGAACGGCTAAGATGCTTGTCTCAGCGATAAAAGAGCAAATAGAAGACAAGTCGGTTGCGGTGAGCAGTATTCGGGCCGGGGATATAGTGGGTGTGCATCGAATTCTATTTGCCGGTCCGGGCGAACACATTGAACTGACTCATCAGGCAGAGAGCCGCGTCGCCTTTGTCTGGGGTGTAATAACAGGAGTTCGCTGGATAATTGGTAAAAAGCCAGGTTTCTATTCAATCGACGAAGTCATCGGTCTGAGTTAA
- the hslV gene encoding ATP-dependent protease subunit HslV, translating into MHRTTIIGLRRNNLVAMASDGQVTMGDTIVKQGARKIRKLHNGRVLVGFAGATADAFTLFERFEAKLDEFSGNLPRAVVELAKDWRTDRILRRLEALLGIIDHQFSFIVSGSGDVIEPDDGIVAIGSGGPYALIAARLLLKYTQLPADKIARTAIETAAQVCVYTNTEIFVETI; encoded by the coding sequence ATGCACCGCACAACAATCATCGGACTGCGTCGTAACAACTTGGTCGCTATGGCATCGGATGGCCAGGTAACAATGGGTGATACGATTGTCAAGCAGGGTGCCCGAAAAATTCGCAAACTACACAACGGCCGGGTACTGGTTGGTTTTGCCGGTGCTACCGCCGACGCCTTTACCCTGTTTGAACGGTTTGAGGCAAAGTTGGACGAATTTTCTGGCAACCTGCCCCGGGCAGTAGTAGAACTGGCAAAAGATTGGCGTACCGACCGAATTCTCCGCCGCCTTGAAGCACTTCTGGGTATAATTGACCACCAATTTTCTTTTATCGTCTCCGGTTCGGGTGATGTGATTGAACCGGACGACGGCATTGTTGCCATCGGCTCAGGTGGCCCCTATGCCCTGATTGCTGCCCGACTTTTACTAAAATACACCCAGTTACCCGCCGATAAAATCGCCCGTACCGCAATCGAAACAGCTGCCCAGGTGTGTGTCTACACCAACACCGAAATTTTTGTCGAGACGATTTAA